A genomic region of Pseudomonas sp. RSB 5.4 contains the following coding sequences:
- the kdpD gene encoding two-component system sensor histidine kinase KdpD yields the protein MADQRPDPDLLLARIREEAAQAERGRLKIFFGASAGVGKTYAMLAAAHAVKLQDSKVLIGVIETHGRADTEALTEGLDRLPLKQVVDKQRTVTEFDLDAALERHPRLILIDELAHSNVVGSRHPKRWQDVEELLSAGIDVWSTMNVQHLESLNDIVGGITGIRVWETVPDHVFDNADEVVIVDLPPDDLLQRLKEGKVYLPQQAERAVQNFFRKGNLIALRELALRRTADRVDSDMLQYRQSSSVKPVWGTRDSLLACVSPHEQAEKIIRSTARLAAQLSVPWHAVTVETPVLQRLPETKRRRMLATLKLAQEMGAQIATLAGQDIAETLVKYARQYNLSKVVVGRDEHPQRRLWRKALAERIGELGADFDVIQISLPANRHAPTETRTQTGSGPVVWRDYAWSVLICAATTVIALPMLHVFEQANIVMVFLLAVVAVAVRLGRGPAILAAFVSVASFDFFFVAPRFSFAFADAQYLVTFSVMLVVALVIGQMTAGLTYQARVAQRREDRMRALYDMSRLLSAALMTEQVAEIGARFLSAEFGARSALLVADDHDKLAAPLITGEAPLVDVAIAQWSFDKSEPAGYGTDTLPSSPTLYLPLSAPMRVRGVLAVQPRDTTRLVVPEQRRLLDTCASLLAISLERIHYIHVAQDTTVQMESERLRNSLLSAISHDLRTPLSVMVGLAEALKLTHPPLPAEAAEIASAVGESALRMNTLVNNLLDMARLESGKVQLNRQWQLIEDVVGSALRAIAPTLGERSVHVALDDDLPPVFIDAVLIERILINLIENAIKYTPSNTPIDLGARATSDHFELWVADKGPGLPYGHEEDIFNKFMRGKKESAIPGVGLGLAICRAVAHAHGGTIEGVTRPEGGACFTLRLPLETPPDIETLAQRSDEEQP from the coding sequence ATGGCCGACCAACGCCCTGACCCCGACCTGCTGCTGGCGCGGATTCGCGAAGAAGCCGCGCAAGCCGAACGTGGCCGCTTGAAGATCTTCTTCGGTGCCAGCGCCGGGGTGGGCAAGACTTACGCCATGCTCGCTGCTGCGCATGCGGTCAAACTGCAGGACAGCAAAGTGCTGATTGGCGTGATCGAAACCCACGGTCGCGCCGACACTGAGGCACTGACCGAAGGGCTTGATCGGCTGCCGCTCAAACAGGTTGTCGATAAGCAGCGTACCGTCACCGAGTTCGACCTGGATGCTGCACTTGAGCGTCATCCCCGGTTGATCCTGATTGACGAACTGGCTCACTCCAACGTGGTCGGTTCCCGTCATCCAAAACGCTGGCAGGACGTTGAGGAGTTGCTGAGCGCCGGGATCGATGTCTGGTCAACCATGAACGTCCAGCACCTGGAAAGCCTCAACGACATTGTTGGCGGCATCACTGGCATTCGTGTCTGGGAGACCGTGCCCGACCATGTCTTCGACAACGCCGACGAAGTGGTCATCGTCGACTTGCCGCCCGATGATCTGTTGCAGCGCTTGAAAGAAGGCAAGGTGTACCTGCCGCAACAGGCCGAGCGCGCGGTGCAGAACTTTTTTCGCAAAGGCAACCTGATTGCCCTGCGTGAACTGGCTTTGCGTCGCACGGCTGACCGCGTCGACAGCGACATGCTGCAGTACCGCCAAAGCAGTTCGGTGAAACCGGTCTGGGGCACGCGCGACTCATTGCTCGCCTGCGTGAGCCCGCATGAACAGGCCGAGAAAATCATTCGTTCAACGGCCCGTCTGGCGGCTCAGCTGAGTGTGCCGTGGCACGCCGTGACCGTCGAAACGCCTGTCTTGCAGCGCCTGCCCGAGACCAAGCGGCGGCGGATGCTGGCAACGCTGAAGCTGGCACAGGAGATGGGCGCGCAGATCGCCACGCTGGCCGGTCAGGACATCGCCGAAACACTGGTCAAATATGCCCGGCAGTACAACCTCTCGAAAGTCGTGGTGGGCCGCGACGAACATCCTCAGCGGCGACTCTGGCGCAAAGCGCTGGCCGAGCGCATCGGTGAGCTGGGCGCTGACTTTGATGTGATTCAAATCTCGCTTCCGGCCAACCGACACGCGCCAACCGAGACTCGCACCCAGACCGGCAGCGGCCCTGTCGTCTGGCGCGACTATGCCTGGAGCGTGCTGATCTGCGCGGCGACGACTGTGATTGCGTTGCCCATGCTGCATGTGTTCGAGCAAGCCAATATCGTCATGGTCTTCCTGCTCGCGGTGGTCGCGGTGGCGGTTCGCCTGGGGCGCGGCCCGGCGATTCTGGCGGCGTTTGTTTCGGTGGCTTCGTTCGACTTTTTCTTTGTCGCGCCGCGCTTTTCGTTCGCCTTCGCTGACGCTCAATATCTGGTGACCTTCAGCGTCATGCTCGTCGTAGCCCTGGTCATCGGCCAGATGACTGCGGGCCTGACGTATCAGGCGCGGGTTGCGCAGCGACGCGAAGACCGGATGCGTGCGCTGTATGACATGTCGCGCTTGTTGTCGGCAGCACTGATGACCGAACAAGTTGCCGAGATCGGCGCGCGATTTCTCTCCGCCGAATTCGGCGCCCGCTCGGCACTGCTGGTCGCCGATGACCACGACAAGCTGGCGGCACCGCTGATCACCGGGGAGGCGCCACTGGTGGACGTTGCGATCGCCCAGTGGTCATTCGACAAATCCGAACCTGCCGGGTACGGCACCGACACCCTGCCCTCCAGCCCGACCCTGTACCTGCCACTCTCGGCGCCCATGCGCGTACGCGGGGTGCTGGCGGTGCAACCGCGCGATACCACGCGACTGGTGGTACCGGAGCAGCGACGACTGCTCGACACCTGCGCCTCCCTGCTGGCGATTTCGCTGGAGCGCATTCACTACATTCACGTCGCCCAGGACACCACGGTGCAAATGGAGTCCGAACGGCTGCGCAATTCGTTGCTGTCAGCCATCTCTCACGATCTGCGAACCCCGCTTTCGGTGATGGTCGGGTTGGCCGAAGCGCTCAAGCTGACTCATCCGCCCCTGCCCGCCGAAGCGGCCGAGATCGCCAGCGCCGTGGGCGAATCGGCGCTGCGCATGAATACGCTGGTCAACAACCTGCTGGACATGGCCCGCCTCGAGTCTGGCAAGGTCCAGTTGAATCGCCAGTGGCAGCTGATTGAAGACGTGGTCGGTAGCGCGCTGCGAGCCATTGCGCCGACGCTTGGCGAACGGTCGGTGCACGTCGCACTGGACGACGATCTGCCCCCCGTATTCATCGATGCGGTGCTGATCGAGCGCATCCTGATCAACCTGATCGAGAACGCCATCAAATACACTCCGAGCAACACCCCAATCGATCTGGGGGCCAGGGCCACGTCAGATCACTTCGAGCTTTGGGTGGCCGACAAGGGGCCGGGCTTGCCCTACGGCCACGAAGAGGACATTTTCAACAAATTCATGCGCGGCAAAAAAGAAAGTGCGATCCCCGGTGTCGGTTTGGGCCTGGCCATCTGCAGGGCCGTTGCGCACGCCCATGGCGGGACGATCGAAGGCGTGACGCGGCCTGAAGGCGGAGCCTGTTTTACCTTGCGCCTGCCCCTTGAAACGCCGCCGGATATCGAAACCCTTGCGCAACGCAGTGACGAGGAGCAGCCATGA
- a CDS encoding response regulator — translation MSESLPRVLIIEDEKEIRRFVRMALQAEGLEVHEADTFHRGLVDAGTRRPDLIVLDLGLPDGDGIDLIRDVRNWSPVPIIVLSARGAESDKILALDTGADDYLVKPFGTGELLARVRALLRRQAKDAENNSVFSFGEVRIDVERRVVERNGAPLHLTPLEYRLLVHLCSHPDRVLTHLQLLKAVWGPSHTTDTPYLRVFMGGLRKKVEVDPSQPRHLVTETGVGYRFIP, via the coding sequence ATGAGCGAATCATTGCCCCGTGTTCTGATCATTGAAGACGAGAAGGAAATACGCCGATTCGTGCGTATGGCCCTGCAAGCCGAAGGTCTGGAAGTGCATGAGGCCGACACCTTTCACCGAGGTCTCGTCGACGCGGGAACGCGCCGTCCCGATCTGATCGTGCTCGACCTTGGCTTGCCCGACGGTGACGGTATCGATCTGATTCGCGATGTGCGCAACTGGTCACCGGTGCCCATCATCGTGCTGTCGGCGCGCGGAGCGGAGTCCGACAAGATCCTGGCCCTGGACACCGGTGCCGACGATTATCTGGTCAAGCCGTTTGGCACCGGAGAGCTTCTGGCCCGCGTCCGGGCGTTGCTGCGCAGACAAGCCAAGGATGCCGAAAACAACTCGGTGTTCAGCTTCGGCGAAGTGCGCATCGATGTTGAACGACGTGTCGTCGAACGCAACGGCGCGCCATTGCATCTGACCCCGCTGGAATACCGCTTGCTGGTGCATCTGTGCTCGCACCCTGATCGGGTTCTGACCCACCTGCAATTACTGAAGGCGGTATGGGGCCCCTCGCATACCACCGACACCCCTTACTTGCGTGTATTCATGGGCGGTTTGCGCAAAAAAGTCGAGGTGGATCCGTCCCAGCCACGGCATCTGGTGACGGAAACAGGGGTGGGTTATCGCTTTATTCCTTGA
- a CDS encoding serine hydrolase domain-containing protein produces the protein MRAQGMCAKPFEAVKQAFEDMFDDPQERGAGLCVQVGGEMVVDLWAGMADLEGTKPWARDTLANTFCVIKPYVAVAVLMLVEEGKLELDAPVARYWPEFAQSGKAKVTLRQVMNHTAGLPALRAPDHNARMYDWEHMVQVLAAEPLWWEPGTDLGYGTTTFGWILGELIRRVDGRDPCVFIHEEILDPHDLDVHLGVDEKHFHRIARFDSATGRVGDPYSQALRTVLKSEPSHIATFAFTNPGMVPRRTSDPRWWAYRQPAVCAHGTAHGLAGFYSALLAGNFIGRELLSEFTREHSHGMDRVWMRPMRYGLGCMLEQQRDPAASHAMGPGTFGHIGLGGPISFADPETQVSFGFVTTTSGSHSMIDPRPGRLSSLVYAAL, from the coding sequence ATGAGAGCGCAAGGGATGTGTGCGAAGCCGTTCGAAGCGGTCAAACAGGCTTTCGAGGACATGTTTGATGATCCGCAGGAGCGTGGTGCCGGACTCTGCGTGCAGGTGGGCGGAGAAATGGTTGTCGACCTCTGGGCCGGCATGGCGGATCTGGAGGGCACGAAGCCTTGGGCCCGCGATACGCTCGCCAATACCTTTTGCGTCATAAAACCCTATGTCGCCGTGGCGGTTCTGATGTTGGTCGAGGAGGGCAAGCTGGAGCTGGATGCGCCCGTGGCCCGTTACTGGCCTGAGTTCGCCCAAAGCGGGAAAGCAAAGGTCACCTTGCGTCAGGTAATGAACCACACCGCAGGCCTGCCGGCGCTGCGAGCACCCGACCATAACGCCAGGATGTATGACTGGGAGCATATGGTGCAGGTCCTGGCGGCCGAGCCGCTTTGGTGGGAACCGGGAACAGACCTGGGATACGGCACCACCACCTTCGGCTGGATTCTCGGTGAGTTGATTCGTCGGGTGGATGGACGAGATCCATGCGTCTTTATCCATGAGGAGATTCTGGATCCCCATGACCTCGACGTTCACCTTGGCGTGGATGAAAAACACTTTCACCGTATCGCGCGATTCGACAGTGCCACAGGGCGAGTCGGGGACCCTTACTCGCAAGCGTTGCGAACAGTGCTGAAAAGCGAGCCATCGCACATCGCGACATTCGCCTTCACCAACCCCGGAATGGTACCTAGACGAACCAGTGACCCGCGCTGGTGGGCCTATCGGCAACCGGCTGTATGCGCACATGGGACGGCTCACGGCCTGGCCGGTTTTTATAGTGCATTACTGGCGGGAAACTTTATCGGTCGCGAACTGCTCAGTGAGTTCACTCGAGAGCACAGTCATGGCATGGATCGGGTATGGATGCGCCCAATGCGTTACGGATTGGGCTGCATGCTGGAGCAGCAACGCGACCCCGCAGCTTCCCACGCAATGGGCCCGGGCACCTTTGGTCATATCGGCCTTGGCGGCCCGATCAGTTTCGCCGATCCCGAAACGCAAGTGAGCTTCGGTTTTGTCACCACGACGTCGGGCAGTCATTCGATGATTGATCCGCGCCCTGGCCGGTTGTCATCCCTCGTCTATGCGGCGCTCTGA
- a CDS encoding fatty acid desaturase gives MNVLKKAIEIDRLNTDQEKIDEVTRRITEHGNYLRKRYPLLQYQNALGASVMAFSLVGMAVTGGLYLKGFIPGWTCILINALLTSFIHEIEHDLIHRLYFRKQPLAHNAMMFLCWLARPGMPSPWLRRDLHFHHHKESGTASDVEAWITTSGNPWGILRLLKLIDGFLFGFLNAILAPGWRQKVRLLGKIVRLNTPFGLLYWGCWHVFLGYHLYIGLGSIMGAEVYSSAATLELMNIVNSAVVILIAPNMIRQFCLFFISSNMHYYGDVAPRNALQQTQVMNPWWLWPFQMFCFNFGSTHSIHHFVVRDPFYLRQMTAPYAHKVMAEAGVRFNDFGTYKRANRFSMEHSQTRSRG, from the coding sequence ATGAATGTCTTGAAGAAAGCCATCGAAATTGATCGCCTGAATACCGATCAGGAAAAAATTGATGAAGTAACCCGGCGAATTACCGAACACGGAAATTACCTGCGCAAGCGCTATCCGCTCCTGCAGTATCAGAATGCTCTGGGGGCGAGTGTCATGGCGTTTTCCCTGGTGGGGATGGCCGTTACGGGAGGCCTTTACCTGAAGGGTTTCATCCCAGGATGGACGTGTATTTTAATCAACGCGCTGCTGACTTCGTTCATTCATGAAATCGAACATGATTTGATCCATCGGCTTTATTTCAGAAAACAACCGCTGGCTCATAATGCCATGATGTTTTTGTGCTGGCTGGCCCGGCCGGGAATGCCCAGCCCCTGGTTAAGACGCGATCTGCATTTTCATCATCATAAGGAGTCCGGAACTGCTTCGGATGTCGAGGCGTGGATCACGACCAGCGGCAACCCTTGGGGAATACTGCGGTTATTGAAACTGATCGATGGATTTCTGTTTGGTTTTCTAAATGCGATTTTAGCGCCGGGATGGCGGCAAAAGGTAAGATTGTTAGGCAAGATTGTTCGACTCAATACACCGTTCGGTCTGTTGTATTGGGGATGCTGGCATGTATTCCTCGGCTACCATTTGTATATCGGACTTGGGTCAATCATGGGGGCGGAAGTTTACAGTTCTGCCGCGACGCTGGAATTAATGAATATCGTCAATAGTGCAGTGGTCATCCTTATTGCGCCAAATATGATACGGCAGTTCTGCCTGTTCTTTATTAGTTCAAATATGCACTATTATGGTGACGTTGCTCCGCGCAATGCGTTACAGCAAACACAGGTAATGAACCCTTGGTGGTTGTGGCCGTTTCAGATGTTCTGCTTCAACTTCGGCAGCACTCACAGCATTCACCATTTCGTTGTGCGAGACCCGTTCTATCTGCGTCAGATGACGGCACCTTATGCGCATAAGGTCATGGCAGAGGCGGGGGTCAGATTCAATGACTTTGGCACTTACAAACGGGCGAATCGTTTTTCCATGGAGCACTCTCAAACCCGGTCGCGTGGTTGA
- a CDS encoding recombinase family protein, with translation MRLHRIRYFRLSLANSKDTLEKLTSQDVFDAAFCDNAADNGVNRAGLERLIRYIQCGDTVVVDSMASLTTSTEQLCTIIRRLIEKQVTLEFLQENLIFRHDCLEVVEPIITVMERLAEFERNATREKQAAGIATAKIRGSYRGRKKKLSDNQVVSLIHRARAGESKSKLARDFDISRQTLYRYLNSIHNGSDGRQRIATEDRDHGEADHSACS, from the coding sequence ATGAGACTGCACCGCATCAGATATTTCCGGCTTTCTCTAGCAAATTCCAAGGACACGTTAGAGAAACTAACGAGCCAAGATGTATTTGACGCAGCGTTTTGCGATAACGCAGCAGACAATGGCGTGAATCGCGCAGGCCTTGAAAGGCTGATTCGCTACATACAATGCGGGGACACTGTGGTAGTGGACAGCATGGCATCGCTCACTACCAGTACCGAGCAACTGTGCACCATCATTCGCCGGTTGATTGAAAAGCAGGTAACGCTGGAGTTTCTTCAAGAAAACCTGATTTTCCGGCACGACTGCCTTGAAGTTGTGGAACCCATCATTACGGTAATGGAGCGGCTCGCAGAGTTTGAGCGCAATGCGACGAGGGAAAAGCAGGCAGCAGGAATTGCCACCGCAAAGATTCGCGGATCCTACAGAGGTCGCAAGAAAAAACTGTCTGACAATCAGGTTGTCAGCTTAATTCACCGAGCCCGCGCCGGAGAAAGTAAATCCAAATTGGCGCGTGACTTTGATATCAGCCGGCAGACGCTTTATCGGTACTTGAATTCCATTCACAACGGTTCAGACGGTCGTCAGCGTATTGCAACTGAGGACAGAGATCATGGCGAAGCCGACCACTCGGCCTGCTCGTAA
- a CDS encoding TetR/AcrR family transcriptional regulator: MKPTYDDTRQHLLDTGHRMMAEKGFTSVGLSEILQTAGVPKGSFYHYFKSKELYGQALLEDYFVGYLADMERRLTLPGLSAYERLMDYWQGWQNRCTLEGHGDECLVVKLSAEVADLSESMRLTLRDGAERIVARITTCLEEGQLDKSLPDTDARQLAETLYQLWLGASLLNKLQRTGQSLQTSMLMTKRLLDNKGL, from the coding sequence ATGAAACCGACCTACGACGATACTCGCCAACACTTGCTCGACACTGGCCACCGCATGATGGCCGAAAAGGGCTTCACCAGCGTTGGCCTGAGCGAGATCCTGCAGACCGCCGGTGTGCCCAAGGGCTCGTTCTATCACTATTTCAAATCCAAAGAGCTCTACGGGCAGGCGCTGCTCGAGGATTACTTTGTCGGCTACCTCGCAGACATGGAACGACGCCTGACTCTGCCTGGGCTAAGCGCTTACGAGCGGCTGATGGATTACTGGCAGGGCTGGCAGAATCGTTGCACCCTGGAAGGCCATGGCGATGAGTGCCTGGTGGTGAAGTTGAGTGCGGAAGTCGCCGACCTGTCCGAGTCAATGCGACTCACGCTGCGTGACGGCGCCGAGCGCATCGTTGCGCGTATCACGACGTGCCTGGAAGAAGGGCAGCTGGATAAAAGTCTGCCGGATACCGACGCTCGCCAACTGGCAGAAACCCTTTATCAACTCTGGTTGGGCGCCAGTTTGTTGAACAAGCTGCAGCGAACGGGACAATCGTTGCAGACGTCGATGTTGATGACGAAGCGGCTTCTGGACAACAAAGGCTTATAG
- a CDS encoding type 1 glutamine amidotransferase domain-containing protein — protein MKILMVLTSHDQLGTTGKKTGFWLEEFAAPYYAFKDAGAQITLVSPAGGQPPLDPKSDEPDAQTAETDRFRKDPAAQQALANTGRLADVNAGDFDAVFYPGGHGPLWDLAEDQHSIALIEAFDRSNKPHGFVCHAPGVLRHVVAADGKPLIQGRNVTGFTNAEEAAVGLTDVVPFLIEDEFQRLGGRYSKVADWQVHVVTDGQLVTGQNPASSAAVAEKLLKLLA, from the coding sequence ATGAAAATCTTGATGGTTCTGACTTCCCACGATCAGCTTGGCACCACCGGCAAGAAAACCGGCTTCTGGCTCGAAGAGTTCGCAGCTCCCTATTACGCCTTCAAGGATGCCGGTGCGCAGATCACCCTGGTATCGCCGGCCGGCGGCCAGCCACCGCTCGATCCGAAAAGCGATGAACCCGATGCACAGACCGCTGAAACCGACCGCTTCCGCAAAGACCCTGCTGCCCAACAGGCGCTGGCCAATACCGGGCGCCTGGCGGATGTCAATGCTGGCGATTTCGATGCCGTGTTTTATCCCGGTGGCCATGGCCCGCTGTGGGATCTGGCCGAAGACCAACACTCGATCGCCTTGATCGAAGCCTTCGACCGCAGCAACAAACCTCACGGTTTTGTCTGCCATGCACCGGGCGTTCTGCGTCACGTTGTTGCTGCCGATGGCAAACCGTTGATTCAAGGCCGGAACGTCACCGGTTTCACCAATGCTGAAGAAGCCGCTGTGGGCCTGACGGATGTCGTGCCGTTCCTGATCGAGGACGAATTTCAGCGTCTCGGTGGGCGTTACTCCAAAGTGGCTGACTGGCAGGTTCACGTGGTGACCGATGGTCAACTGGTGACGGGTCAAAACCCTGCCAGCTCGGCAGCCGTCGCTGAAAAACTGCTGAAACTGTTGGCCTGA
- a CDS encoding alkene reductase yields MKNSPYFTPVTLGLHTLKNRIVLPPLTRQRSTQPGNVANALMAEYYQQRAGAGLLVTEGTQIEPRGQGYAWTPGIHTPEQIVGWRKVTEAVHAKDGVIFAQLWHVGRVSHTALQPDGAAPVSASAIATERVSVFIETAPGAGELVTPSAPRALSTDEVQELVQLYIQAARNAMDAGFDGIELHCANGYLVNQFISAHSNVRTDQYGGSLHNRLRFLREVVSGVAECIGKEKVGVRFAPLFTTTDEARTYLGMVEEDPHTTYIEAIKVLEDVGIAYLSIAEADWDDAPVMPQTFRRAVRDTFSGAIIYAGRYNAESGAQLLESGLADLVAFGRPFMANPDLQARIANDWPLNPLNHATVYGGNAEGYVDYPTYSE; encoded by the coding sequence ATGAAAAACAGCCCTTACTTCACCCCCGTCACCCTGGGCCTGCATACCTTGAAAAACCGCATCGTCCTGCCTCCCCTCACCCGCCAGCGCAGCACACAACCGGGCAATGTCGCCAACGCGTTGATGGCCGAGTATTACCAGCAACGTGCCGGCGCCGGTCTGCTGGTCACCGAAGGTACGCAGATCGAGCCTCGCGGTCAGGGCTACGCCTGGACCCCTGGCATTCATACCCCTGAACAAATTGTCGGATGGCGCAAAGTCACCGAAGCGGTGCATGCAAAGGACGGCGTGATATTCGCGCAGCTTTGGCACGTCGGACGTGTGTCCCACACCGCGTTGCAGCCCGATGGCGCGGCACCCGTTTCAGCGTCTGCCATCGCCACCGAGCGTGTCAGTGTGTTCATCGAAACCGCGCCGGGTGCTGGCGAGCTGGTTACACCCTCCGCGCCGCGAGCGCTGAGCACCGATGAAGTCCAGGAACTGGTTCAGCTTTATATTCAGGCGGCGCGCAATGCGATGGACGCCGGCTTCGACGGGATCGAACTGCACTGTGCCAACGGCTATCTGGTGAACCAGTTCATTTCTGCCCACAGCAATGTGCGCACCGATCAGTACGGTGGCTCGCTGCACAACCGCCTGCGTTTTCTGCGCGAAGTGGTATCGGGTGTCGCCGAGTGCATCGGCAAGGAGAAAGTCGGCGTGCGGTTCGCGCCATTGTTCACCACCACCGATGAAGCGCGAACCTATCTGGGCATGGTGGAAGAAGACCCGCACACCACTTATATCGAAGCGATCAAGGTGCTTGAGGATGTGGGCATTGCCTACCTGTCAATCGCTGAAGCTGACTGGGACGACGCGCCCGTGATGCCGCAGACCTTCCGCCGTGCAGTGCGCGACACCTTCAGTGGCGCGATCATCTATGCCGGGCGCTACAACGCTGAGTCCGGCGCACAATTGCTTGAGTCGGGACTGGCCGATCTGGTGGCTTTCGGTCGTCCGTTCATGGCCAACCCGGACCTGCAGGCGCGCATCGCCAATGACTGGCCGCTCAATCCGTTGAATCACGCCACGGTCTACGGCGGCAATGCCGAAGGCTATGTGGATTACCCGACCTACAGCGAATAA
- the folE gene encoding GTP cyclohydrolase I FolE: protein MNPLLASHYREILIGVGEDPEREGLLDTPKRAAKAMQYLCNGYTMSLEDVTNGALFESQNDEMVIVSDIELYSLCEHHMLPFIGKAHVAYIPTGRVLGLSKVARVVDMFARRLQIQENLTRQIAEAIQQITDAAGVAVVIEARHMCMMMRGVEKQNSIMTSSVMLGAFRDSSTTRQEFLQLIGRRS, encoded by the coding sequence ATGAATCCTCTACTTGCCAGCCATTACCGTGAAATCCTCATCGGCGTCGGCGAAGACCCCGAGCGTGAAGGCCTGCTGGATACGCCCAAACGTGCGGCCAAAGCGATGCAGTATCTGTGCAATGGCTACACGATGAGCCTTGAAGACGTCACCAACGGTGCGCTGTTCGAGTCGCAGAACGATGAGATGGTCATCGTCAGTGACATCGAGCTCTATTCCCTGTGTGAGCACCACATGCTGCCCTTCATCGGCAAGGCGCACGTGGCGTACATCCCCACCGGCAGAGTGCTGGGTCTGTCGAAGGTAGCGCGCGTGGTGGACATGTTCGCCCGTCGCCTGCAGATCCAGGAAAACCTCACCCGGCAAATCGCCGAGGCGATCCAGCAGATCACCGATGCCGCCGGGGTGGCCGTGGTCATTGAAGCAAGACACATGTGCATGATGATGCGCGGCGTGGAAAAGCAGAACTCGATCATGACGTCCTCGGTGATGCTCGGCGCCTTCCGTGACAGCTCCACGACGCGTCAGGAGTTCCTGCAATTGATCGGGCGGCGAAGTTGA
- a CDS encoding DUF3833 domain-containing protein yields the protein MARLVLLLALLLGVASCGSVDVARYADQQPALDLQRFFSKPVKAWGMFQKRSGEVVKRFEVNIVSHRKGDNLILDEHFLYSDGTRQRRVWTLTPEGQGRWSGRAGDVVGVATGQVAGNALHWRYHLNLPVDGSTYEMSMDDWMYQMDEDTLINRTSMSKLGVEVGQVTLFFRRQGAGENQ from the coding sequence ATGGCCCGACTTGTGCTCTTACTGGCTCTGTTACTCGGCGTTGCAAGCTGCGGCAGCGTGGATGTCGCCCGCTATGCGGATCAGCAACCGGCGCTGGATCTGCAGCGCTTTTTCAGCAAACCCGTGAAAGCCTGGGGGATGTTTCAGAAGCGCTCCGGAGAAGTGGTCAAGCGGTTCGAGGTCAACATCGTCAGCCATCGTAAAGGCGACAACCTGATTCTCGATGAGCACTTCCTGTACAGCGACGGCACGCGCCAACGTCGCGTCTGGACCCTGACGCCGGAGGGCCAGGGACGCTGGAGCGGTCGTGCGGGTGACGTGGTGGGTGTCGCCACAGGCCAGGTCGCCGGCAATGCGTTGCACTGGCGTTATCACCTGAATCTGCCGGTCGATGGCTCGACCTATGAAATGAGCATGGACGACTGGATGTACCAGATGGACGAGGACACGCTGATCAACCGCACCAGCATGTCCAAGCTCGGTGTTGAAGTCGGCCAGGTGACCTTGTTCTTCCGTCGCCAGGGCGCGGGGGAAAACCAATGA
- a CDS encoding DUF6482 family protein, with the protein MNLQTLTERAANSEIRELELLSLEGGFYLARIRLDHGQFTLLDDAAKPMHLRSITHLRDLLQTVPAFPCVLVQQCVHDEMCGRDSGPVEELRIPFSLTTPL; encoded by the coding sequence ATGAATCTGCAAACCCTGACCGAGCGTGCGGCCAACAGCGAAATACGTGAGCTGGAACTGCTGTCGCTTGAAGGTGGTTTTTACCTGGCCCGCATCCGTCTGGATCACGGCCAGTTCACCTTGCTCGACGACGCGGCGAAACCGATGCACTTGCGTTCAATCACCCATCTGCGTGACTTGCTGCAGACTGTGCCGGCATTCCCCTGCGTGCTGGTGCAGCAATGCGTGCACGACGAAATGTGCGGGCGTGATAGCGGGCCCGTCGAAGAACTGCGCATTCCGTTTTCGCTGACCACACCGTTATGA